Proteins found in one Wenzhouxiangella sp. XN201 genomic segment:
- a CDS encoding FAD:protein FMN transferase, giving the protein MARWPITAMLLVLTAGCSEQAPPHYQVRIAAFGTLVELTIVADDQALAERVTTAIDTEFQALHRRWHAWEPGTLDDINRAIAEGRPIEIDPAMADLIKRAQDLEHASLGLFNPAIGRLLSLWGFHASELPEGPPPEAENIARLVAQEPSLDDLVFEGRRMHSRNPAVQLDFGAFIKGHAVDRAIELLAGAGIERAIVNAGGDLRVLGKRVDEPWRVAVRHPDGDGQRILAWLKVHDREAVFTSGNYLRYRADEGLRHGHILDPRSGYPADHVASVTVIHGNGATADAAATALAVAGPDEWPRIARRLGVDQVMRVDADGMVWMTPAMARRSEFRDPVQSRVQSLPPRW; this is encoded by the coding sequence TTGGCGCGCTGGCCAATCACGGCCATGCTGCTGGTGCTGACGGCCGGATGCAGCGAACAAGCACCGCCGCACTATCAGGTCCGCATCGCCGCCTTCGGCACGCTGGTGGAACTCACGATCGTCGCCGACGATCAGGCTCTGGCCGAGCGGGTCACGACCGCCATCGACACCGAGTTCCAGGCCCTGCATCGCCGCTGGCACGCCTGGGAGCCGGGGACGCTGGACGACATCAACCGGGCCATCGCCGAAGGCCGGCCGATCGAAATCGATCCGGCCATGGCCGACCTGATCAAGCGCGCGCAGGATCTCGAGCACGCCAGCCTCGGCCTGTTCAACCCGGCCATCGGCCGTTTGCTCTCGCTTTGGGGATTCCACGCCAGCGAGCTGCCCGAGGGCCCACCGCCGGAGGCCGAAAACATCGCCCGGTTGGTGGCTCAGGAGCCCTCACTCGACGATCTCGTCTTCGAGGGCCGCCGGATGCACAGCCGCAACCCGGCGGTACAGCTGGATTTCGGTGCCTTCATCAAGGGGCATGCCGTCGACCGCGCCATCGAATTGCTGGCCGGGGCCGGCATCGAGCGGGCCATCGTCAATGCAGGCGGCGACCTGAGGGTGCTGGGCAAGCGCGTTGACGAGCCCTGGCGCGTGGCCGTACGTCATCCCGACGGCGACGGTCAACGGATACTGGCCTGGTTGAAGGTGCACGACCGCGAGGCTGTCTTCACATCCGGCAACTACCTGCGCTACCGGGCCGACGAGGGATTGCGCCACGGCCATATCCTGGATCCACGCAGCGGCTACCCGGCCGACCACGTGGCCTCGGTCACGGTGATCCACGGCAACGGCGCGACCGCCGATGCGGCGGCCACCGCCCTGGCCGTGGCCGGCCCGGACGAGTGGCCCCGCATCGCACGGCGCCTGGGTGTCGATCAGGTCATGCGCGTCGATGCCGACGGCATGGTCTGGATGACACCCGCCATGGCCCGGCGCAGCGAATTCCGGGACCCGGTCCAGTCCCGCGTCCAGTCATTACCGCCCCGGTGGTGA
- a CDS encoding DUF6502 family protein: MVRPIVRFAIGRVSCSALVQLVREIYVEEARGYLQKENPDRKVTRSALALLCGMDGRAIKAFEDSPERNYAASDVCSEAHILEMWNNDETFLDDGGNPAELLIHGPQGTFQRLVSRAAGRAVTPQTALDRLLESGNVELTDNDTRVRLIDPFYKPVKESEKTAIEAGSLAINRLGRAVVHNTSRVPSTQPTWLQQDRWSFRIPKDRLDIIRTEVRTILERHIIEMEQYLESEEKRPSEDSEHSVGIGWYYWEESSPTDVRSPGNMS; the protein is encoded by the coding sequence ATGGTCAGACCGATTGTGCGATTTGCCATCGGTCGCGTTTCCTGTAGCGCCTTGGTCCAGCTCGTTCGGGAAATTTATGTAGAGGAGGCCAGAGGCTATCTGCAAAAAGAAAATCCCGATCGTAAGGTCACCCGCTCCGCACTCGCCTTGCTATGCGGCATGGATGGCCGTGCGATCAAGGCCTTCGAAGACAGCCCGGAACGTAACTACGCTGCGTCCGACGTGTGTTCGGAAGCTCATATTCTTGAGATGTGGAACAACGACGAGACCTTTCTCGATGACGGAGGCAACCCGGCTGAACTGTTGATCCATGGCCCTCAGGGCACTTTCCAGCGCTTGGTCAGCCGCGCGGCCGGTCGTGCCGTGACCCCTCAGACTGCACTCGATCGCCTGCTCGAAAGCGGCAACGTCGAGCTCACTGACAACGATACGCGGGTGCGTCTGATCGATCCATTTTACAAGCCCGTCAAGGAATCGGAGAAGACCGCAATCGAGGCAGGCAGCCTGGCCATTAATCGACTCGGTCGCGCGGTGGTTCACAACACCAGTCGCGTTCCCAGCACGCAGCCGACCTGGCTGCAACAGGATCGCTGGTCCTTTCGTATCCCCAAGGATCGCCTCGACATCATTCGAACCGAGGTCCGGACGATTCTCGAGCGACACATCATTGAAATGGAGCAATACCTTGAATCCGAGGAGAAAAGGCCATCAGAGGACTCGGAGCATTCCGTTGGTATCGGCTGGTACTACTGGGAGGAGTCCTCTCCGACAGACGTCCGGTCACCGGGAAATATGTCATAA
- a CDS encoding EAL domain-containing protein has translation MDAQVLKTSSLQATGEFCSFAVHQIHALTPGQDGFGADRPWYEALIRPQGPHRHWSPSDFIDRLYLERPALETDLEVLDRMGQWLLNQDRPVRVSINTHPQSLTSRRFVDRVLALQARAQSASHSVCLELIEFGVSREKQTLVRNAQELRRAGVLIALDDFGSRVNCFDLCATGIVDLLKIHINFIRNVHRDPHQRAIVESINTLGRGIGASVIAEGVEHAEQAEALRGMGIEYAQGFLFQKPQLLEV, from the coding sequence ATGGATGCCCAAGTTCTAAAAACCAGCTCCCTGCAGGCGACCGGCGAGTTCTGCTCGTTCGCGGTTCACCAGATTCATGCGCTGACACCCGGCCAGGACGGTTTCGGCGCGGATCGCCCCTGGTACGAGGCGCTGATTCGGCCGCAGGGTCCTCATCGGCACTGGTCGCCATCGGATTTCATCGACCGTCTCTACCTGGAGCGGCCCGCCCTCGAGACCGACCTGGAAGTACTCGATCGCATGGGCCAGTGGCTGCTCAATCAAGACCGGCCGGTGCGCGTGAGCATCAACACCCATCCACAGTCGCTCACCAGTCGCCGCTTCGTGGACCGTGTGCTGGCGTTGCAGGCGCGTGCACAAAGCGCTTCGCATTCGGTCTGCCTGGAATTGATCGAATTCGGGGTCAGCCGCGAGAAGCAAACGCTCGTTCGCAACGCCCAGGAACTGCGCCGGGCAGGGGTGCTGATCGCGTTGGACGATTTCGGCAGTCGGGTCAACTGTTTCGACCTGTGCGCGACCGGCATCGTCGATCTGCTCAAGATTCACATCAACTTCATCCGCAACGTTCATCGCGACCCGCACCAGCGGGCGATTGTTGAAAGCATCAACACGCTCGGGCGCGGGATTGGTGCCAGCGTTATCGCCGAGGGCGTGGAGCACGCTGAACAGGCAGAGGCGTTGCGCGGAATGGGGATCGAGTACGCACAGGGGTTCTTGTTTCAGAAGCCGCAATTGCTGGAGGTCTGA
- a CDS encoding EAL domain-containing protein produces MRLGLSLLAALAVFLVGELLLARFIHGERQRIAELDRFMALQELSAYRARLEGHINANLISIRTLRADIALNPEIDSRRFRRLASELLTADLHTRHIALAPDLVIRHIYPIEGNASAMHFDYRDNPEQLASIEQAIAAGDIVINGPIDLVQGGSALIGRVPVHERDSGRFWGVISVVVDHERLFRDAGLLRTDRWQIGLRGYDGLGMAGAVILGDPGLWLRQPVTMPVDLPVGQWVLGAVPPAGGWQQPMHTFQWQWAAGSGINLAMGLLFFGLLSSRNRLRGALLTIRHQARFDPLTQLPNRQYFMYQLGEALARARRQREQFALLFIDLDHFKEINDSLGHDAGDELLQEIARRIRGVVRGNDLIGRFGGDEFVVLLRELDDPVDAELVSGKLLTALHPAVTISGQDVTVDGSVGIAVYPEDGHTPGDLLKHADLAMYAAKSAGRGTSYFFNDSLRQHAESHLQLHNEIKRGLAEDQFLVYYQPMVDASSRRLVAVEALLRWQHPKRGLVGPATFIPVAERTGAIRELGDFVLHRACADLRKMQRAGLDPHLAVNRSPREFNDRAAVMRWIEIVDRHGVARDHLIFEITESVLMPDRARQHQLLRRLNAEGIRLAIDDFGQGYSSVTYLKKFLISQIKIDREFVRDMEESDEQLALVEALIKMAQALRLEVVAEGVETAAQADHLGGLGVHMLQGFLFGRPMPLEALIDAWGESSPPGR; encoded by the coding sequence GTGCGTCTCGGTCTGAGCCTGCTTGCCGCGCTGGCGGTTTTCCTGGTGGGCGAGCTGCTGCTGGCGCGCTTCATTCACGGTGAGCGTCAGCGCATCGCCGAACTGGACCGCTTCATGGCGCTGCAGGAACTGTCTGCTTATCGCGCCCGGCTCGAGGGACATATCAACGCCAATCTGATCAGCATTCGGACCCTGCGCGCCGATATCGCGCTCAATCCCGAAATTGATTCCCGGCGTTTCAGGCGACTGGCTTCGGAACTGCTGACGGCTGATCTGCACACGCGCCATATCGCCCTGGCGCCGGATCTGGTGATTCGTCATATCTATCCGATCGAGGGCAATGCATCCGCGATGCACTTCGATTATCGGGACAACCCCGAGCAGTTGGCCTCGATCGAGCAGGCCATTGCGGCCGGCGATATCGTCATCAACGGACCGATCGACCTGGTTCAGGGTGGCAGCGCGCTGATCGGCCGGGTGCCGGTGCACGAGCGCGACAGCGGTCGTTTCTGGGGCGTCATCTCGGTGGTCGTCGACCACGAGCGTCTGTTTCGCGACGCCGGGCTCTTGCGAACCGACCGCTGGCAGATCGGGCTGCGTGGCTACGACGGCCTCGGCATGGCCGGTGCGGTGATTCTGGGGGACCCGGGGTTGTGGCTGCGCCAACCGGTCACCATGCCGGTCGACCTGCCGGTGGGCCAGTGGGTGCTGGGTGCAGTTCCACCGGCTGGCGGGTGGCAGCAGCCGATGCACACGTTTCAGTGGCAGTGGGCGGCGGGCAGCGGAATCAACCTGGCCATGGGGCTGCTTTTCTTCGGCCTGCTGAGCAGCCGCAATCGCCTGCGCGGTGCACTGCTGACCATTCGCCACCAGGCCCGCTTCGATCCCCTGACCCAACTGCCCAATCGCCAGTACTTCATGTACCAGCTGGGCGAGGCGCTTGCCCGGGCGCGGCGCCAGCGGGAGCAATTCGCGCTGTTGTTCATCGATCTCGATCATTTCAAGGAGATCAACGATTCGCTTGGCCACGATGCCGGTGACGAGCTGCTTCAGGAAATTGCCCGGCGGATTCGTGGCGTGGTGCGAGGCAATGACCTGATTGGTCGCTTCGGTGGTGACGAGTTCGTCGTGCTGCTGCGCGAGCTTGACGATCCGGTCGACGCCGAGCTGGTCTCCGGCAAGCTCCTGACAGCCCTGCATCCGGCAGTGACGATCAGCGGGCAAGATGTGACCGTCGATGGTTCGGTCGGGATTGCGGTGTACCCGGAAGACGGCCACACACCGGGCGATCTGCTCAAGCATGCCGACCTGGCGATGTACGCGGCCAAGTCGGCCGGTCGCGGCACCAGCTACTTCTTCAATGACTCCCTCAGGCAGCATGCCGAGTCGCACCTGCAGTTGCACAACGAAATCAAGCGTGGCCTGGCCGAGGATCAGTTCCTGGTCTATTACCAGCCCATGGTCGATGCTTCCAGCCGGCGCTTGGTGGCGGTCGAGGCCCTGCTGCGCTGGCAGCATCCGAAGCGCGGGCTGGTCGGGCCGGCCACGTTCATTCCGGTGGCCGAGCGCACGGGCGCGATCCGCGAGCTGGGCGATTTCGTGCTCCATCGCGCCTGCGCCGACCTGCGCAAGATGCAGCGCGCCGGACTCGATCCGCACCTGGCCGTGAACCGCTCTCCGCGCGAGTTCAACGACCGCGCCGCCGTGATGCGCTGGATCGAGATCGTCGACCGCCACGGCGTCGCGCGCGATCACCTGATCTTCGAAATTACCGAGTCGGTGCTGATGCCGGACCGGGCCCGACAGCATCAGCTGTTGCGTCGGCTCAATGCCGAGGGCATCCGCCTGGCGATCGATGACTTTGGCCAGGGGTATTCGTCGGTGACCTACCTGAAGAAGTTCCTGATCTCGCAGATCAAGATCGATCGCGAGTTCGTGCGGGACATGGAAGAAAGCGACGAACAGCTGGCCCTGGTCGAGGCGCTGATCAAGATGGCCCAGGCGCTGCGCCTGGAGGTCGTGGCCGAAGGCGTGGAGACCGCCGCCCAGGCGGATCATCTCGGCGGCCTGGGTGTGCATATGCTGCAAGGTTTTCTGTTCGGCCGGCCGATGCCGCTCGAGGCGCTGATCGACGCCTGGGGGGAATCCTCACCACCGGGGCGGTAA
- a CDS encoding ABC transporter permease has product MNATAGTMTANADRRHWIAPVIIAVYLAAAIGVWLGWWGNEWAAITGDFREPPSKQHWLGTNLLGQDIFSRLLASTAAAFEIGMLVALTSTLLGAMLGGLAGYFAGRWIDELMLWLAGTLDAIPFYLFVAALAFAFAGRPGAMQAAMILTFWTLTARLVRAETLRLRQLDFVAAARVSGLTPGRIVRRHILPNTWHILLVQATLVFVAAIKAEVVLSFLGLGPDNSISWGVMIAEASQEVLAGHITNFIAASSALMALVLTVNHLADRLQAQLDPRTRRHPARRPDA; this is encoded by the coding sequence ATGAACGCAACCGCAGGCACGATGACCGCGAATGCCGACCGACGCCACTGGATTGCGCCGGTCATCATTGCCGTCTACCTGGCGGCCGCCATCGGCGTCTGGCTGGGGTGGTGGGGCAATGAATGGGCCGCGATCACAGGCGATTTCCGCGAACCGCCCTCAAAACAGCACTGGCTCGGCACCAACCTCCTCGGCCAGGACATTTTCTCCCGGCTCCTGGCCAGCACCGCCGCTGCTTTCGAAATCGGGATGCTGGTCGCCCTGACCTCGACCCTGCTCGGCGCGATGCTCGGCGGCCTGGCCGGCTACTTCGCCGGGCGCTGGATCGACGAGCTGATGCTGTGGCTGGCCGGCACGCTCGACGCCATTCCCTTCTACCTGTTCGTTGCCGCACTGGCCTTTGCATTCGCGGGCCGACCCGGCGCCATGCAGGCGGCCATGATCCTGACCTTCTGGACCCTGACGGCGCGCCTGGTGCGGGCCGAAACCCTGCGCCTGCGCCAACTCGACTTTGTTGCCGCGGCCCGCGTCAGCGGCCTCACGCCGGGCCGGATCGTGCGCCGTCACATCCTGCCTAATACCTGGCACATCCTGCTCGTCCAGGCCACGCTGGTGTTCGTGGCTGCGATCAAGGCCGAAGTGGTACTCAGCTTCCTCGGCCTGGGGCCGGACAACAGCATCAGCTGGGGCGTGATGATCGCCGAGGCTTCGCAAGAGGTGCTGGCCGGTCACATCACCAACTTCATCGCCGCATCGAGCGCGCTCATGGCGCTGGTGCTGACCGTCAATCATCTGGCCGACCGGCTGCAGGCACAGCTCGACCCACGGACCCGCCGGCACCCGGCGCGGCGACCCGATGCCTGA
- a CDS encoding ABC transporter permease: MSETHSTGAWLLRRLLGAVPLLLGVTVISFTLTVHFGPEQTWELLGRNPSPEQIEQVRQQLGYDRPFALRYLHYLGDLARFDLGHSQASGEPVYSLLERTVPVSLALLLPGFVLGIAIALALALRAAWRPGGFVDRFCDLASALGMSLSLVITVIAVQLVFGVWLGWFPVRGWQVGGAADYLQHVAVPTLAIVVANFGYNLRFFRAVLRERLADAPVRTARAYGFGPGRILSSYVLRAAALPILTRIVFAVPLILISGSLIIESHFGIPGVGRITYQAILSGDQPVLMAVVSFSAVLFVLALTFADLLGRLADPRAGQP, translated from the coding sequence ATGAGCGAGACGCACAGCACCGGCGCCTGGCTGTTGCGGCGACTGCTGGGCGCCGTGCCCCTGCTGCTGGGCGTGACCGTGATCAGTTTCACCCTGACGGTCCATTTCGGGCCGGAGCAGACCTGGGAACTGCTCGGCCGCAACCCCTCGCCGGAGCAGATCGAGCAGGTCCGTCAGCAGCTCGGCTACGACCGGCCCTTTGCGCTGCGCTACCTGCATTACCTGGGCGATCTGGCCCGATTCGACCTGGGTCATTCCCAGGCCAGCGGCGAACCCGTCTACAGTCTGCTCGAGCGAACCGTGCCGGTTTCGCTCGCCCTGCTGCTGCCCGGTTTCGTGCTCGGCATCGCCATCGCACTGGCGCTGGCCCTGCGCGCCGCGTGGCGGCCCGGTGGCTTTGTCGATCGGTTCTGCGACCTGGCCTCGGCGCTCGGCATGAGCCTGTCGCTGGTCATCACGGTCATTGCCGTTCAGCTAGTCTTCGGCGTGTGGCTGGGCTGGTTCCCGGTGCGCGGCTGGCAAGTCGGCGGTGCGGCTGACTATCTGCAGCACGTGGCCGTGCCGACACTGGCCATCGTGGTCGCCAATTTCGGATACAACCTGCGTTTCTTCCGCGCAGTCTTGCGGGAGCGATTGGCTGACGCTCCGGTGCGTACGGCGCGCGCCTATGGTTTCGGTCCGGGCCGCATCCTCTCGTCCTACGTGCTGCGCGCCGCCGCATTGCCAATCCTGACCCGCATCGTGTTTGCGGTCCCGCTGATCCTGATCTCGGGCAGCCTGATCATCGAAAGTCATTTCGGCATACCGGGTGTCGGGCGGATCACCTACCAGGCGATTCTTTCCGGCGACCAGCCGGTCCTGATGGCCGTGGTCAGTTTCAGCGCCGTTCTGTTCGTGCTGGCCCTGACCTTCGCCGACCTGCTCGGGCGGCTGGCCGACCCGCGGGCGGGCCAGCCATGA
- a CDS encoding ABC transporter substrate-binding protein has translation MLPARFACLLGLAVMLLPGCQQLDSGTDQPARTYRHALDGAPASLDPAHADNVYAATLVNNLYDTLYRYKYLTRPWELTPNLAADMPEVSDDGRVYTIRLRSDARFADDPAFPDGIGRAVEADDVIYSLERHFRSETRSRGAWLWEDRIESMTAEDTHTLRFELSEPYPQFTHTLAMALSAVVPHEAVAHYGREFGIHPVGSGPFRLTRFDETMAVLVPSESYRQSPVDLTAEGFDPARHDGYGLEAIDGKSPPFIDRLEIHFINEPTARWSSFASNGGVDTVMVPPELADRVLAEREPLRFEDEITARYHTLAEPEAGFVFYGFNMANPEIGHHPDSQRADRNRALRCAMRDAFDWDQRKRSFYHGLGQTFPGVIPPMLAAYDPQRSRESLAHDPQRARRRLAEQGWQPESLPSLVYGLESSVHQRQMFEQFRAWMQAIGFPADRLSSRSFASFGEYFRAIGQRELDLFLLGWTLAYPDAQYSLQLFYGPNAAPGANSFNYANDEYDRLFEQAATLPAGPERTRLYRQLNDMVIDDCVLIGSLARTRLHLWKRQVVMWPDREMGGGGFLRFVTVQDKAQ, from the coding sequence ATGTTGCCAGCGCGATTTGCCTGCCTGCTCGGACTGGCCGTGATGCTCTTGCCCGGCTGCCAGCAGCTAGACTCGGGGACGGATCAGCCGGCTCGCACCTATCGTCATGCCCTCGACGGCGCGCCGGCCAGCCTCGATCCGGCGCACGCCGACAACGTCTATGCCGCCACCCTGGTCAACAATCTCTACGACACCCTCTATCGCTACAAATATCTGACCCGACCCTGGGAACTGACGCCCAATCTCGCGGCCGACATGCCCGAGGTATCCGACGACGGCCGGGTCTACACCATTCGGCTGCGGTCCGATGCGCGCTTCGCCGACGACCCGGCATTTCCAGACGGAATCGGACGTGCGGTCGAAGCCGACGACGTCATCTACTCTCTCGAGCGACACTTCCGGTCCGAAACCCGCTCGCGCGGGGCCTGGCTGTGGGAAGACCGAATCGAATCGATGACGGCCGAGGACACCCACACCCTGCGCTTCGAGTTGAGCGAGCCCTACCCGCAATTCACGCATACGCTGGCCATGGCCCTTTCGGCTGTCGTTCCGCACGAGGCGGTGGCGCACTACGGCCGGGAATTCGGCATCCATCCGGTCGGCTCCGGCCCTTTTCGCCTGACCCGCTTCGACGAGACCATGGCCGTGCTGGTGCCCAGTGAGTCCTACCGGCAGAGTCCGGTAGACCTCACGGCGGAAGGCTTCGATCCGGCGCGGCATGATGGCTACGGCCTGGAAGCCATCGACGGGAAATCGCCACCCTTCATTGACCGCCTCGAGATTCACTTCATCAACGAACCGACGGCACGCTGGAGCAGCTTCGCCTCGAACGGCGGTGTCGATACGGTAATGGTGCCGCCTGAACTGGCCGACCGTGTTCTGGCCGAACGCGAGCCGCTGCGCTTCGAAGATGAAATCACCGCGCGCTACCACACCCTGGCCGAACCGGAGGCCGGCTTCGTCTTCTACGGTTTCAACATGGCCAACCCCGAGATCGGCCACCATCCCGACTCGCAGCGCGCTGATCGCAATCGCGCCCTGCGCTGCGCCATGCGCGACGCCTTCGACTGGGATCAACGCAAGAGGTCCTTCTACCATGGCCTCGGGCAGACCTTCCCAGGGGTCATCCCCCCCATGCTGGCGGCATACGATCCGCAACGCTCGCGTGAATCACTCGCCCATGATCCGCAGCGCGCGCGCCGACGCCTGGCCGAGCAAGGCTGGCAGCCGGAATCGCTCCCGTCCCTGGTCTATGGCCTCGAGTCCAGCGTCCACCAGCGCCAGATGTTCGAGCAGTTCCGGGCCTGGATGCAGGCCATCGGCTTTCCCGCCGACAGACTGAGCTCGCGCAGCTTCGCCAGCTTCGGCGAATACTTTCGCGCCATCGGCCAGCGCGAGCTCGACCTGTTCCTGCTCGGCTGGACGCTGGCCTATCCCGACGCCCAGTACAGTCTGCAACTGTTCTACGGTCCCAACGCCGCGCCCGGGGCCAACAGCTTCAATTACGCCAACGACGAATACGATCGTCTGTTCGAACAAGCCGCGACCCTGCCCGCCGGTCCTGAACGCACCCGGCTGTACCGGCAACTCAACGACATGGTCATCGACGACTGCGTGCTGATCGGTTCCCTGGCACGTACCCGCCTGCACTTGTGGAAGCGCCAGGTCGTGATGTGGCCGGATCGTGAAATGGGCGGCGGCGGCTTCCTGCGCTTTGTGACCGTGCAGGACAAGGCGCAATGA
- a CDS encoding SirB2 family protein yields MEYYLPIKYAHILLALLSGLGFALRGFVRLVLNRALEHRLLKVAPHVIDTLLLASGVTLWVIVGWPLLSWLGLKLMLVVAYILLGMMAFRSMQQTRAVWLYLAALAVFLSIAALALHKPL; encoded by the coding sequence ATGGAATACTACCTGCCGATCAAGTACGCCCATATCCTGCTGGCCCTGCTCAGCGGCCTGGGCTTCGCACTGCGTGGCTTCGTGCGCCTGGTGCTCAATCGCGCCCTCGAGCACCGGTTGCTGAAGGTCGCTCCGCACGTCATCGACACCCTGCTGCTTGCCTCCGGCGTGACACTGTGGGTCATCGTCGGCTGGCCGCTGCTGTCCTGGCTGGGCCTCAAGCTCATGCTGGTCGTCGCGTACATCCTCCTGGGCATGATGGCCTTCAGGTCCATGCAGCAGACCCGGGCCGTCTGGCTCTACCTGGCCGCACTGGCCGTCTTCCTCTCGATTGCTGCGCTGGCACTGCATAAACCACTGTAG
- a CDS encoding LEA type 2 family protein yields MRSPLITLAVCLLAACGNIRDVTGEPPLAGIDGLARQGDELVIELALRNVNDMHMQLSAIEFELDLDAQPLAAGREDLPLRISARGREVIRLRVNGHQAGLNRLEALASGERASLPWSLELTLINQEDRFNRASAQGWLHPAPGQPDRFR; encoded by the coding sequence GTGAGATCACCGCTGATCACACTGGCAGTGTGCCTGCTCGCCGCCTGCGGCAACATTCGCGACGTCACCGGCGAACCTCCCTTGGCCGGCATCGACGGGCTGGCGCGCCAGGGTGACGAGCTGGTAATCGAACTGGCCCTGCGCAACGTCAACGACATGCACATGCAATTGAGCGCAATCGAGTTCGAACTCGATCTTGACGCGCAGCCACTGGCAGCCGGGCGCGAGGATCTGCCTCTGAGGATCTCCGCGCGCGGCCGCGAAGTCATACGGCTGAGGGTGAATGGCCACCAGGCCGGTCTGAACCGGCTCGAGGCGCTGGCCAGCGGCGAGCGTGCCAGCCTGCCCTGGTCCCTGGAGCTGACGCTGATCAACCAGGAAGATCGCTTCAACCGCGCCAGCGCGCAAGGTTGGCTGCACCCGGCACCCGGACAGCCCGATCGATTCCGCTGA